The following proteins come from a genomic window of Deltaproteobacteria bacterium:
- a CDS encoding HNH endonuclease, protein MIHSNVLVLNKSFLPVQITTVRRAFCLLYAGIAKAVNSRYETFDYESWHQLSIERNDETIGLVDRVIKVPRVILLIAYDRVPKRRVRFSRYNIFARDKNTCQYCGKKFPRLDLNLDHIIPRSQGGTSIWGNVVCSCHQCNRKKGGKTPEQARMKLISQPRRPAWTPPLNVSLQEVMRKEWVPFLDFMVDASYWNVELLEE, encoded by the coding sequence CCACGGTTCGCCGCGCCTTCTGTCTGCTTTATGCCGGTATCGCCAAAGCCGTAAATTCTCGGTACGAAACCTTCGACTACGAGAGCTGGCATCAGCTAAGCATCGAGCGGAATGATGAAACCATCGGGCTGGTGGATCGAGTCATCAAGGTCCCCCGGGTGATTCTGCTCATCGCTTACGATCGGGTCCCCAAACGCCGCGTCCGGTTCAGCCGCTACAATATTTTTGCCCGGGATAAAAACACCTGTCAGTATTGCGGAAAAAAATTCCCCCGCCTCGATCTCAACCTCGATCATATCATCCCGCGCTCCCAGGGTGGAACATCTATCTGGGGGAACGTGGTCTGCAGCTGTCATCAATGCAACCGGAAGAAGGGCGGAAAGACCCCGGAACAAGCCCGGATGAAGCTGATCTCGCAGCCCAGGAGACCCGCTTGGACGCCGCCTCTCAACGTATCCCTTCAAGAAGTCATGCGCAAAGAATGGGTTCCCTTCTTGGATTTCATGGTGGATGCTTCTTACTGGAATGTAGAATTGTTGGAAGAGTAA